One part of the Aspergillus luchuensis IFO 4308 DNA, chromosome 5, nearly complete sequence genome encodes these proteins:
- a CDS encoding uncharacterized protein (COG:S;~EggNog:ENOG410PNZE) — MSHRGLTSDKRVRRFLPEPVETSSRSSRDPKATFRETSPSTQKGSRGSNEQSPKPKNSSRQIVTERSPQPVRDSSGTNDIGSGPAVNEAVSLTVPTRVAREDKQFKKEPRSVGPRNSVLLFPRKFTPQLVETGKRSFRRHQMRHIHHSESIPEALPRIPNLESIRDQFADDVTGIEESSFSYANLQRRQETRRHSFRIPDLPAIPSSCSEDSDDSEVSPGPPSLSTTHPGPSMKQKTHLNERHANQLSEYVVALAAHSAENQLKEQALAAFPNEQVYQPVDHFAVDREDDDSSKDEKLQVRTNIFTSGIHRRASSADLPWELEYLRRHKEEAEMCDRAMAGTKGLHLSPTDRRPFDGVSGSCGNWAGGFGLTQIKPGISPPMLGEDLVFPQSVSPEATICESSNVEHYVTQDKQYHNAGLWYADRHLFDDSDGGGLWMGTCKSNKRLSRLDVSKSSSPRSSGNAGGYAQCSTETLTGYENRSSLDFSRDTESLDSRHTRQHASDQDLDHELTDSFVTQIYNYLSLGYPCVARYYDHELSIVSGISVADLRCDDLKTDAKGYVSVMDEGPTDRKAEKGPCMRWMALRLYIQEWARKRPKVADDGIHGAWGVCERKGSWAI; from the coding sequence ATGTCTCATCGAGGTCTCACATCAGATAAAAGGGTCAGGCGTTTCCTGCCCGAACCTGTCGAAACCTCTTCCCGCAGTTCTAGGGACCCTAAGGCTACCTTCCGAGAAACCAGCCCGTCGACACAGAAGGGCTCACGAGGCTCCAACGAACAGTCACCTAAACCTAAGAATAGCTCGCGTCAAATTGTAACAGAAAGGTCTCCGCAGCCTGTCCGCGATAGTTCTGGAACGAATGATATAGGTTCAGGGCCAGCGGTCAACGAAGCCGTTAGCTTAACTGTGCCAACTAGGGTGGCCCGGGAAGACAAGCAATTCAAGAAAGAACCACGCTCTGTAGGTCCGAGAAACTCCGTGCTCCTGTTTCCGAGGAAATTCACACCGCAACTCGTGGAGACTGGCAAACGATCGTTTCGGCGACACCAGATGAGGCATATTCATCACAGTGAAAGCATACCAGAAGCATTGCCTCGAATTCCAAACCTCGAAAGTATTAGGGACCAATTCGCCGATGATGTCACCGGCATAGAAGAGTCTTCTTTTTCATATGCAAATTTGCAACGACGCCAGGAAACCAGAAGACATTCTTTCCGAATACCTGATCTTCCTGCAATCCCATCGAGTTGTAGTGAGGATTCTGATGATTCAGAAGTTTCTCCAGGGCCACCATCATTATCTACTACTCATCCTGGACCTTCTATGAAACAGAAGACTCATTTAAATGAGCGTCATGCAAATCAATTATCGGAGTATGTGGTAGCTCTAGCGGCCCATTCTGCAGAAAATCAACTAAAGGAGCAGGCCCTCGCGGCTTTCCCTAACGAACAAGTCTATCAGCCCGTGGATCATTTCGCAGTTGAtagagaggatgatgactcTTCGAAGGATGAAAAGTTGCAAGTCCGTACAAACATTTTCACATCAGGCATCCATCGAAGGGCCTCGTCCGCAGATCTGCCATGGGAACTCGAGTACTTGCGCAGGCATaaggaggaggccgagatGTGTGATCGTGCTATGGCTGGAACAAAAGGACTGCATTTGTCGCCTACTGATAGGCGACCTTTTGACGGAGTGAGCGGGTCTTGCGGAAACTGGGCCGGTGGGTTTGGTTTGACACAAATCAAGCCAGGCATAAGCCCGCCCAtgcttggagaagatcttGTATTTCCGCAAAGTGTTTCACCCGAAGCGACAATATGTGAGAGCAGCAATGTTGAACATTACGTCACGCAAGACAAACAGTATCACAATGCTGGGCTTTGGTATGCAGACCGCCACCTTTTCGATGATTCTGATGGTGGCGGCCTTTGGATGGGAACTTGTAAATCCAACAAGCGCCTTTCGCGGTTGGACGTTTCGAAGTCATCGAGCCCGCGGTCAAGCGGCAATGCCGGTGGATATGCTCAATGCTCAACCGAAACCCTCACAGGTTATGAGAACCGGTCGTCATTGGATTTCTCAAGGGATACCGAAAGTTTGGACTCGAGGCACACGAGACAACATGCTAGCGACCAGGACCTTGATCATGAGTTGACTGATAGCTTTGTGACTCAGATCTACAATTATTTGTCCCTGGGCTATCCCTGTGTTGCTCGCTACTACGACCATGAGCTCAGTATCGTTTCTGGAATTTCTGTAGCAGATCTTAGATGTGATGATCTCAAGACAGATGCGAAGGGTTACGTCAGCGTCATGGATGAAGGTCCAACGGATCGGAAGGCAGAGAAGGGCCCATGTATGCGATGGATGGCACTGCGCTTATATATACAAGAGTGGGCTAGGAAACGGCCCAAAGTGGCTGACGACGGTATTCATGGAGCATGGGGGGTGTGTGAACGAAAGGGTAGCTGGGCCATCTGA
- the AMD1 gene encoding AMP deaminase (BUSCO:EOG09260BYL;~COG:F;~EggNog:ENOG410PGKE;~InterPro:IPR006329,IPR001365,IPR032466,IPR006650;~PFAM:PF00962;~TransMembrane:1 (o641-658i);~go_function: GO:0003876 - AMP deaminase activity [Evidence IEA];~go_function: GO:0019239 - deaminase activity [Evidence IEA];~go_process: GO:0009168 - purine ribonucleoside monophosphate biosynthetic process [Evidence IEA];~go_process: GO:0032264 - IMP salvage [Evidence IEA]) produces MTSSHSGHALRLDANASTSQDPSENGVHLQTNNNVDGPSLVPGDERIEVVEPNNCDVDSTETDSGSILPRDIQLKTPTYDYAFEKSMSHAEAKLFYQHHQIASRNLDGDHHNEASAMATLVGDSDPRDMAGSPPAIKVTGVSSDNKPEMTFPAGKNTTDFSASQQHPEPHEVHVISPQKEETSLSRSHNVENTSDSLGPVQGMMNISADSSAVTSELNVICRKMKNLLDRRAKYIQLSLQGPEDNPKDHPDWEIYPPPPEPAWDNEGDIGRSADSSRIDQKRRKMGQDVGEDFDMAHCLPLPTESRWVYRLDENSVYQVYENDAAADLRQPVVNIPSLRDFYMDLDAVTDVSTDGPAKSFAFKRLSYLEGKFQLYALLNEYQEIADSKKVPHRDFYNVRKVDTHVHHSACMNQKHLLRFIKSKMKKSPDEVVLFRDGKHLTLREVFESINLTAYDLSIDTLDMHAHTDSFHRFDKFNLKYNPVGESRLREIFLKTDNFIKGRYLAEITKEVISDLESSKYQMVEWRISIYGRSIQEWDKLAAWVVDNKLFSPNVRWLIQVPRLYDVYKSSGMMENFEQVITNVFQPLFEVTKDPNSHPKLHIFLQRVVGFDSVDDESKAERRLYRKYPIPREWNTKQNPPYSYWLYFMFANIASLNTWRKQRGFNTFVLRPHCGEAGDPDHLAVGFLCCHSISHGILLRKVPLLQYLYYLDQIGIAMSPLSNNALFLTYDKNPCANFFKRGLNVSLSTDDPLQFAFTKEPLIEEYSVAAQIYKFSAVDMCELAKHSVEQSGFEVSLKKRWLGNNCCLQGVAGNNVAKSNVPDIREQFRHETLIGELTLIERHANMGDDTTARLRGSNVTTINHWGSSGPLLPQVRGDPGSVSLDYTDDSSTSQYQRAGVRDDCIDPQAASPNVRKSASVGGLPAQDPETTSPTAPGEFSTSSSSSASAAKSTLNTDPIPEQKIFPGIVHERAHRSNIPIDGITTEDGEE; encoded by the exons ATACAATTGAAGACACCCACCTACGATTATGCCTTCGAAAAGTCAATGAGCCACGCTGAAGCAAAGCTCTTTTACCAGCATCACCAGATCGCATCTCGGAACCTTGATGGGGATCATCACAACGAAGCATCGGCTATGGCAACTTTAGTAGGCGACTCTGATCCTAGAGACATGGCAGGGTCACCTCCAGCTATTAAAGTTACTGGTGTTTCTTCGGACAACAAACCAGAAATGACTTTCCCAGCTGGGAAAAATACCACTGACTTTTCTGCTTCGCAACAACATCCCGAGCCACATGAAGTGCATGTCATAAGCCCCCAAAAGGAAGAAACATCCTTGTCACGTTCGCATAATGTGGAGAATACTAGCGACTCCTTGGGGCCAGTTCAGGGTATGATGAACATCTCAGCAGATAGCAGCGCGGTCACTTCTGAGTTGAATGTTATATGTCGCAAGATGAAAAACTTACTCGACCGCCGGGCGAAATATATACAGTTGTCTCTGCAGGGGCCTGAGGATAACCCGAAAGATCATCCCGACTGGGAGAtataccctcctcccccggaACCAGCATGGGATAACGAGGGGGACATTGGTAGAAGTGCCGATAGCTCCCGTATCGATCAAAAAAGACGGAAAATGGGGCAAGACGTTGGAGAAGATTTTGACATGGCCCATTGCTTGCCGCTTCCTACCGAGTCCCGCTGGGTATACAGACTGGATGAAAATAGTGTATATCAAGTCTATGAAAACGATGCAGCGGCTGATTTACGACAGCCTGTGGTCAATATCCCATCCCTGCGGGATTTCTATATGGACCTTGATGCGGTAACGGACGTGTCAACAGACGGCCCAGCTAAAAGCTTTGCGTTCAAGCGGCTTTCCTACTTGGAAGGGAAGTTTCAGCTCTATGCTCTCCTAAACGAATACCAAGAGATCGCCGACAGCAAGAAAGTACCTCATAGAGATTTTTACAATGTCCGAAAAGTCGACACACATGTTCATCACTCTGCGTGTATGAATCAGAAACACCTTCTTCGTTTCATCAAGAgcaagatgaagaaatccCCGGACGAAGTAGTATTGTTTCGAGACGGCAAGCATCTGACGCTGAGAGAAGTCTTTGAGAGTATTAATTTGACGGCTTATGACTTGAGTATTGATACGCTTGATATGCAT GCACATACCGATTCTTTTCACCGTTTTGACAAGTTTAACCTCAAGTACAACCCTGTGGGTGAATCAAGGCTGCGTGAAATATTCCTGAAAACAGATAATTTCATCAAGGGACGCTATCTGGCCGAGATAACCAAGGAAGTAATCTCTGACTTGGAATCAAGCAAATACCAAATGGTGGAATGGCGCATCTCCATATATGGACGATCCATTCAGGAGTGGGACAAGCTTGCAGCCTGGGTTGTTGACAATAAGCTCTTTTCTCCTAATGTCCGTTGGCTGATCCAGGTACCTCGGCTGTATGATGTGTACAAATCGAGCGGCATGATGGAGAATTTCGAGCAGGTGATCACAAACGTTTTCCAGCCATTGTTCGAAGTGACAAAGGATCCAAATAGCCACCCTAAGCTCCATATTTTTTTGCAACGAGTGGTTGGGTTTGACAGTGTTGACGACGAGAGCAAAGCAGAGCGGCGACTATACAGGAAATATCCAATTCCAAGGGAATGGAATACGAAGCAAAACCCTCCGTATAGCTATTGGTTATATTTCATGTTTGCCAACATCGCATCTCTCAATACCTGGCGCAAGCAACGCGGTTTTAACACATTTGTCTTGAGGCCACACTGTGGCGAGGCTGGGGATCCCGATCATCTTGCAGTGGGATTTCTGTGCTGCCATAGTATCAGTCATGGAATCCTTCTGAGGAAGGTTCCCCTGCTGCAGTACCTATATTATCTCGACCAAATAGGCATTGCTATGTCACCCCTCAGTAACAACGCGCTGTTTCTAACCTATGACAAGAACCCCTGTGCGAACTTTTTCAAGAGAGGCCTCAACGTTTCCTTGTCTACTGACGATCCCTTGCAGTTTGCTTTCACCAAGGAGCCCCTTATCGAGGAATATTCAGTCGCTGCGCAGATCTACAAGTTTAGTGCGGTAGATATGTGTGAGCTTGCAAAGCATTCAGTCGAACAAAGTGGATTTGAAGTAtctctgaagaagagatggcTAGGCAACAATTGCTGCCTACAGGGTGTCGCAGGAAACAATGTTGCCAAAAGCAATGTTCCTGACATTCGTGAACAGTTTAGGCATGAAACTTTGATCGGGGAATTGACACT GATCGAGCGACATGCAAACATGGGGGACGATACAACAGCTCGGTTGAGAGGTTCCAATGTTACCACTATCAATCACTGGGGATCTTCGGGGCCACTGCTTCCTCAGGTACGAGGTGATCCGGGTTCAG TTTCATTGGATTATACCGATgactcttcaacttctcagTACCAAAGAGCAGGTGTACGAGATGACTGCATAGACCCGCAGGCCGCGAGCCCAAATGTCAGAAAAAGTGCATCCGTTGGCGGCTTACCAGCACAAGATCCTGAAACAACAAGTCCCACTGCTCCTGGGGAGTTCAGCACATCTTCTAGCAGCAGTGCTAGTGCTGCCAAATCTACGCTCAACACGGACCCTATACCAGAACAAAAGATCTTCCCAGGCATTGTTCATGAAAGAGCTCACAGGAGTAACATACCAATTGATGGCATAACTACggaggacggagaggaaTGA